From Streptomyces sp. TLI_053, a single genomic window includes:
- a CDS encoding DUF4097 family beta strand repeat-containing protein, translating to MLKFATPAPLTAAVDVPAASVRFVAAERADTTVEVLPADASRSHDVKAAAQVRVSCGDGVLRISAEPARSRALGSAGKVAVTVRLPAGSRVQVTAALGELRGVGRLGEVTFEGAHGLVELDEAAGAHLTVQSGDIRLGRLTGPARISTRRGDLTVTEATGGALDLRTGHGDITVGAARGTSATLTAATGRGRVHDGLTRTGATGPAASGLAVTATTAHGDIAVRTL from the coding sequence ATGCTGAAGTTCGCCACCCCCGCCCCGCTCACCGCCGCCGTCGACGTCCCCGCCGCCTCGGTGCGCTTCGTCGCCGCCGAACGCGCCGACACCACCGTCGAGGTCCTCCCCGCCGACGCGTCGAGGAGCCACGACGTGAAGGCCGCCGCTCAGGTGCGGGTCAGCTGCGGCGACGGGGTGCTGCGCATCTCGGCCGAACCGGCGAGGAGCCGGGCCCTGGGGAGCGCCGGGAAGGTGGCGGTGACCGTGCGGCTGCCGGCCGGCTCCCGGGTCCAGGTCACGGCAGCGCTCGGCGAGCTGCGCGGCGTCGGCCGCCTGGGCGAGGTCACCTTCGAGGGTGCCCACGGCCTCGTCGAACTCGACGAGGCCGCCGGCGCCCACCTCACCGTCCAGTCCGGCGACATCCGCCTCGGCCGCCTGACCGGCCCGGCCCGGATCAGCACCCGCAGGGGCGACCTCACCGTCACCGAGGCCACCGGCGGCGCGCTCGACCTGCGGACCGGGCACGGCGACATCACGGTCGGTGCCGCGCGCGGCACCTCCGCCACCCTGACCGCCGCCACCGGCCGGGGCCGCGTCCACGACGGCCTGACCAGGACCGGCGCCACGGGCCCGGCCGCCTCGGGCCTGGCCGTCACGGCCACCACCGCTCACGGCGACATCGCCGTCCGCACCCTCTGA
- a CDS encoding DoxX family protein has translation MSVAHVVLAVVSALWVGFSGVSLARRAEFVTQPLVEYGVPRSWWGPLALAKLAGAAGLLVGLAVPALGVAAAIGLILYFLGAVITCLRARSFKTVAFPLLYLAPVAVTLGLGLAS, from the coding sequence ATGTCCGTCGCCCACGTCGTCCTCGCCGTTGTCAGCGCTCTCTGGGTCGGCTTCTCCGGTGTCTCGCTCGCCCGGCGGGCGGAGTTCGTCACCCAGCCGCTCGTCGAGTACGGGGTGCCGCGTTCGTGGTGGGGCCCGCTGGCGCTGGCGAAGCTCGCGGGGGCGGCCGGCCTGCTGGTCGGCCTCGCCGTCCCGGCCCTCGGTGTCGCCGCCGCGATCGGCCTGATCCTGTACTTCCTCGGCGCGGTGATCACCTGCCTGCGGGCCCGCTCCTTCAAGACCGTGGCGTTCCCGCTCCTCTACCTCGCCCCCGTCGCGGTGACCCTGGGCCTGGGCCTCGCCTCCTGA
- a CDS encoding class I SAM-dependent methyltransferase translates to MTRRQLFGGVAEIYDAVRPGYPAVLVSAVLDYAALGDRPALEVGAGTGKATVPFATALTSPLTCVEPDPRMAEVLRRNTAAHPHVRIEVGNFEDRQPTDTRFGLLFAATSWHWIDPARRWNLAHEALAPGGTIALFWNPLGIRDPALHAALTEVDRRHGLTHTPHAVLASAFGDTPGHWPDMLGHWPAVDCATDDRFTDLRSLRFREEAYYGTADYLAYLSSLSMYAALPSDHRAQALADTAAVLDSHGDGVPVEHIHDLFLTRRH, encoded by the coding sequence ATGACCCGCCGCCAACTCTTCGGCGGCGTGGCCGAGATATACGACGCGGTCCGCCCCGGCTACCCCGCTGTCCTCGTCTCCGCCGTCCTGGACTACGCCGCCCTCGGCGACCGCCCCGCCCTCGAGGTCGGAGCAGGCACGGGCAAGGCCACCGTCCCGTTCGCCACCGCCCTCACCAGCCCGCTCACCTGCGTCGAACCCGACCCCCGCATGGCCGAGGTCCTGCGCCGCAACACCGCGGCCCACCCCCACGTCCGCATCGAGGTGGGCAACTTCGAGGACCGGCAGCCCACCGACACCCGCTTCGGGCTGCTCTTCGCCGCGACCTCCTGGCACTGGATCGACCCGGCCCGCCGCTGGAACCTCGCCCACGAGGCCCTCGCCCCCGGCGGCACGATCGCCCTGTTCTGGAACCCCCTGGGCATCCGCGACCCCGCCCTCCACGCCGCCCTCACCGAGGTCGACCGCCGCCACGGCCTCACCCACACCCCGCACGCCGTCCTCGCCTCGGCCTTCGGCGACACTCCTGGGCACTGGCCCGACATGCTCGGCCACTGGCCGGCCGTCGACTGCGCGACGGACGACCGGTTCACCGACCTCCGCTCACTGCGCTTCCGCGAGGAGGCTTACTACGGGACGGCCGACTACCTCGCCTACCTCTCCTCCCTCTCGATGTACGCCGCCCTCCCCTCCGACCACCGCGCCCAGGCCCTCGCCGACACCGCCGCCGTCCTCGACTCCCACGGCGACGGCGTCCCGGTCGAGCACATCCACGACCTCTTCCTCACCCGCCGCCACTGA
- a CDS encoding DUF397 domain-containing protein: MSQVTNTTGLEADFQKSSFSGGNENCIELATNLRHFVVVRDSKDPSGPELLFTSDAHTAFITAVASGEFDFDLF; this comes from the coding sequence ATGTCCCAGGTCACCAACACCACAGGTCTCGAGGCCGACTTCCAGAAGTCGTCGTTCAGTGGCGGCAATGAGAACTGCATCGAACTCGCGACCAACCTCCGTCATTTCGTTGTCGTCCGGGACTCGAAAGACCCCTCGGGCCCAGAACTCCTCTTCACCTCCGACGCCCATACCGCGTTCATCACTGCGGTTGCCTCGGGCGAGTTCGACTTCGACCTCTTCTGA
- a CDS encoding DUF397 domain-containing protein, which produces MTFIPNAAALNVTWRKSSRSNESTNCVEFASSDGIVSYVRDSKDPSGPALTLTATAHSAFISAVVNGEFDFDLL; this is translated from the coding sequence ATGACGTTCATCCCGAACGCGGCAGCACTCAATGTGACTTGGCGCAAGTCGTCCAGGAGCAACGAGTCCACCAACTGCGTCGAGTTCGCATCCTCCGACGGCATCGTCTCCTACGTTCGTGACTCCAAGGACCCTTCCGGCCCGGCCCTGACACTCACCGCCACCGCGCACTCCGCCTTCATCTCGGCAGTCGTCAACGGCGAGTTCGACTTCGACCTGCTCTGA
- a CDS encoding helix-turn-helix transcriptional regulator, with protein sequence MAAAAGPTVRRRQLGAELRRRREEAGLSHDEVADALTSMSQPKLSRIENGRGATKVDDVKKLLSLYKCEDTDLVSALVDLAKNGAHRGMWWQSYSAHIGQALGDLISLEAGAASVRTYEGAFIPGLLQTPAYAREIIKKLSMRPDVNVEALVDVRVARQSALTRAEPLTLWAVIHEAAIRSGVGGPKVMAEQLARLADRASQPNINIQVMPIGAPAHHGMGGAFTILGFPQRQDLDVALVEGTLSNFWVEDAADVEQYAAKFDAIRADALGLDDSLAIITEQRDNIT encoded by the coding sequence ATGGCCGCAGCAGCAGGTCCAACAGTTCGACGGAGGCAGCTCGGCGCCGAACTCCGCCGCAGACGAGAAGAGGCCGGCCTCTCGCACGACGAGGTCGCGGACGCTCTGACCAGCATGAGCCAGCCCAAGCTCTCCCGCATCGAGAACGGCCGCGGCGCCACCAAGGTCGACGACGTCAAGAAGCTCCTGTCGCTCTACAAGTGCGAGGACACGGACCTCGTCTCCGCACTCGTCGACTTGGCCAAGAACGGTGCACACCGCGGCATGTGGTGGCAGAGCTACAGCGCACACATCGGCCAGGCTCTCGGCGACCTGATTTCTCTCGAGGCCGGCGCAGCGTCCGTTCGGACCTACGAGGGCGCTTTCATTCCAGGCCTCCTCCAGACGCCCGCCTACGCGCGCGAGATCATCAAGAAGCTCAGCATGCGTCCCGACGTCAATGTCGAAGCACTCGTCGATGTGCGCGTGGCTCGCCAGAGCGCTCTGACCCGAGCAGAACCGCTGACTCTGTGGGCCGTGATCCACGAGGCCGCCATCCGCTCCGGCGTCGGCGGACCGAAGGTCATGGCCGAGCAGCTCGCACGGCTGGCGGACCGTGCGAGCCAGCCCAATATCAACATTCAGGTGATGCCGATCGGCGCTCCCGCTCACCACGGCATGGGCGGGGCCTTCACCATCCTCGGTTTTCCACAAAGGCAGGATCTCGACGTGGCACTCGTCGAGGGCACATTGAGCAACTTCTGGGTCGAGGATGCCGCCGATGTGGAGCAGTACGCGGCGAAGTTCGATGCCATCCGGGCCGACGCCTTGGGCTTGGACGACTCGCTCGCCATCATCACCGAACAGAGAGACAACATCACATGA
- a CDS encoding ATP-binding protein, which yields MSTLPLPPDWSLAREELRAVLVRAGWSDGAFRDAELALCELFVNAWKHGGSLAPLVVVVLLEGKLRVSVADGCPNLPEQRTADGPYALSGRGLHLVRSLTDRFGADPRRSGKSVWFELDAAA from the coding sequence ATGTCCACGCTCCCCCTGCCCCCCGACTGGTCGCTCGCCCGTGAGGAGTTGCGCGCGGTGCTCGTGCGCGCCGGGTGGTCCGACGGTGCCTTCCGCGACGCCGAGTTGGCGTTGTGCGAGCTGTTCGTCAACGCCTGGAAGCACGGAGGCTCGCTGGCCCCGCTGGTGGTCGTCGTCCTCCTGGAGGGGAAGCTCCGGGTGTCCGTCGCGGACGGGTGCCCGAACCTTCCCGAGCAGAGAACTGCGGACGGACCCTACGCGCTCTCCGGGCGCGGGCTGCACCTCGTCCGCTCGCTCACGGACCGCTTCGGCGCGGACCCGCGCAGGTCCGGCAAGTCGGTCTGGTTCGAGCTGGACGCCGCCGCGTGA
- a CDS encoding SigE family RNA polymerase sigma factor — MEQIQGAEAPAVESGAPPDFPAFVASRGRHLLRTAFLLTGGDAHLAEDLVQEALGRVFVKWRRISRLDNPSGYAQTVLVNTFLSHRRRRSSTERVTDVLPDAAVTDPDPALRLTLLRALGELPPQDRAVLVLRFWEDRSVEETAAAMRLSSTAVRSRSSRALARMRHTLGSAFTDKEVLRHAG; from the coding sequence ATGGAGCAAATACAGGGGGCGGAGGCACCGGCGGTCGAGTCGGGAGCGCCGCCCGACTTTCCGGCCTTCGTGGCATCGCGGGGGCGCCATCTGCTGCGGACGGCGTTCCTGCTCACCGGTGGTGACGCGCATCTCGCCGAGGACCTCGTGCAGGAGGCGCTCGGACGCGTCTTCGTGAAGTGGCGTCGGATCTCGCGCCTGGACAACCCGAGCGGCTACGCGCAGACCGTCCTCGTCAACACCTTCCTCTCGCACCGCCGTCGGCGCAGCAGCACCGAACGGGTCACCGACGTGCTGCCCGATGCCGCGGTCACCGACCCCGACCCCGCCCTGCGGCTCACCCTCCTCCGGGCGCTCGGCGAACTGCCGCCGCAGGACCGGGCGGTGCTGGTGCTGCGCTTCTGGGAGGACCGCAGCGTGGAGGAGACGGCGGCGGCGATGCGGCTGAGCAGTACGGCCGTCCGTTCGCGCAGCAGCCGGGCGCTGGCCCGGATGCGGCACACGTTGGGGTCGGCGTTCACGGACAAGGAGGTGCTGCGTCATGCCGGTTGA
- a CDS encoding CocE/NonD family hydrolase, protein MPSYPHRTTREDLRVPLPDGTELYARLWRPATDEPVPVVLEYSTDRLTDWTATEDARRHPWLAGHGHAAVRIDARGHGNSGGLPPGSASADLLVEDGAALVHWLAGRPWCNGRTGLLGTGAAGALALRIGARAPDTVRAVVTACPDGPHRLGRAVLAADGHTRATAHLADAARPPDPLYVGDDWRARWLARLDALEPPLADWLDAPAAPAPAAAVPTLAVAGWTDPSAAAVLALARAGGSTAVPVRAVLGPWPHGLPDELLPEALRWYDHWLRDVDTGALATPALRSWLGTRWSADDPWPSPGVREVRYGLDGPLRTAGTASEDRWVRVRSPQHTGLNAGSYVPHGRPADRPPDQREEDGRSVCFDSRPLPEPLELHGTPALTLRPDPASGGALVAARLCAVAPDGTSTLLTRGVLTLPAEPAGPDPVVTLAPVGATVPPGHRLRLALSSTYWPWLWPGADPDGFAVDPSHSALTLPVHDPGTPEAAPFRSPTLPLPPPLHLTEPLAARPERITVHDIGRREWRTELSPATDGTRTHSDGLVRAEHTVTAYRVLTATPLSAQARTDRTLRLERPALGWDVTVHTRTELRCDATHLLAHTRLRAEEAGNVVFDKEWHQRIRRIGT, encoded by the coding sequence ATGCCCTCGTACCCGCACCGCACCACCCGCGAGGACCTGCGCGTCCCCCTCCCCGACGGCACCGAGCTGTACGCCCGCCTCTGGCGCCCCGCGACCGACGAGCCCGTCCCCGTCGTCCTGGAGTACTCCACCGACCGGCTCACCGACTGGACCGCCACCGAGGACGCCCGCCGCCACCCCTGGCTCGCCGGCCACGGCCACGCCGCCGTCCGGATCGACGCCCGCGGCCACGGCAACTCCGGCGGACTGCCGCCCGGCTCCGCCTCCGCCGACCTGCTCGTCGAGGACGGCGCCGCCCTGGTCCACTGGCTCGCCGGCCGGCCCTGGTGCAACGGACGGACCGGACTGCTCGGCACCGGCGCGGCGGGGGCCCTCGCACTGCGGATCGGCGCCCGCGCCCCGGACACCGTGCGCGCCGTCGTCACCGCCTGCCCCGACGGCCCGCACCGCCTCGGCCGCGCCGTCCTCGCCGCCGACGGCCACACCCGCGCCACCGCCCACCTCGCCGACGCCGCCCGCCCACCGGACCCGCTGTACGTCGGCGACGACTGGCGGGCCCGTTGGCTGGCCCGGCTCGACGCCCTCGAACCCCCGCTCGCCGACTGGCTCGACGCCCCGGCGGCCCCCGCCCCGGCCGCCGCCGTCCCCACCCTCGCCGTCGCCGGCTGGACCGATCCGTCCGCCGCGGCGGTGCTGGCACTCGCACGCGCCGGAGGCTCCACCGCCGTCCCCGTCCGCGCCGTCCTCGGCCCCTGGCCGCACGGACTCCCCGACGAACTCCTCCCCGAGGCCCTGCGCTGGTACGACCACTGGCTGCGCGACGTCGACACCGGCGCCCTCGCCACCCCCGCCCTGCGCAGCTGGCTCGGCACCCGCTGGTCCGCCGACGACCCCTGGCCGTCCCCCGGGGTCCGCGAGGTCCGGTACGGCCTCGACGGCCCGCTGCGCACCGCCGGCACCGCCTCCGAGGACCGCTGGGTGCGCGTCCGCTCGCCCCAGCACACCGGCCTCAACGCCGGTTCCTACGTCCCGCACGGCCGCCCCGCCGACCGGCCCCCGGACCAGCGCGAGGAGGACGGGCGCTCGGTCTGCTTCGACTCCCGGCCGCTGCCCGAACCGCTGGAGCTGCACGGCACCCCGGCGCTGACCCTGCGCCCGGACCCGGCGAGCGGCGGCGCCCTGGTCGCCGCCCGCCTCTGCGCCGTCGCCCCGGACGGCACCTCGACCCTGCTCACCCGGGGCGTCCTCACCCTCCCGGCCGAGCCGGCCGGCCCCGACCCGGTGGTCACGCTCGCCCCGGTCGGCGCCACCGTCCCGCCCGGCCACCGGCTGCGGCTCGCCCTCTCGTCCACGTACTGGCCCTGGCTGTGGCCCGGCGCCGACCCCGACGGCTTCGCCGTCGACCCCTCCCACTCCGCCCTCACTCTCCCGGTCCACGACCCGGGCACCCCGGAGGCGGCCCCCTTCCGCTCCCCCACCCTCCCCCTGCCGCCCCCGCTGCACCTCACCGAACCCCTCGCCGCCCGCCCCGAACGCATCACCGTCCACGACATCGGCCGCCGCGAGTGGCGCACCGAACTCTCCCCGGCCACCGACGGCACCCGCACCCACTCCGACGGCCTGGTCCGTGCCGAGCACACCGTCACCGCCTACCGGGTCCTGACCGCCACTCCCCTCAGTGCCCAGGCCCGCACCGACCGCACCCTGCGCCTCGAACGCCCCGCCCTCGGCTGGGACGTCACCGTGCACACCCGCACCGAACTCCGCTGCGACGCGACCCACCTGCTCGCCCACACCCGGCTCCGGGCGGAGGAGGCCGGCAACGTCGTGTTCGACAAGGAGTGGCACCAGCGCATCCGCCGCATTGGGACCTGA
- a CDS encoding DUF4350 domain-containing protein — MMLRRSTLALAASALLATGPLALTAPAPAAAATSALPHRVLFDNSKGETAGNADWIISTAQPDPRTQNASPTTEKSWTGALSAWGVALQKTGQYSLKTLPAGSTISYGTGAALDLANFDTFVIPEPNIRFSAAEKSAIVRFVQNGGGLFLVSDHDRSDRNNDGWDSPAIINDLFTNNGVNNNDPFGFSVDVKNISTDNPRAVNDAADPVLHGPFGTVTGSILRSGTTFTLKPADNPKVKGIVYRTGSSGNTGAFFVTSGYGSGRVAAWGDSSPADDGTGQSGNNLFNGWDDPAGTNAALALNATAWLSKA, encoded by the coding sequence ATGATGCTCCGTCGAAGCACGCTCGCGCTGGCCGCGTCCGCCCTGCTCGCCACCGGCCCGCTCGCGCTCACCGCCCCCGCCCCGGCCGCCGCCGCGACCTCGGCCCTCCCCCACCGCGTCCTGTTCGACAACAGCAAGGGCGAGACCGCCGGCAACGCGGACTGGATCATCTCCACCGCCCAGCCCGACCCGCGCACCCAGAACGCCAGCCCCACCACCGAGAAGAGCTGGACCGGCGCCCTCTCCGCCTGGGGCGTCGCCCTCCAGAAGACCGGCCAGTACAGCCTGAAGACCCTCCCGGCCGGCTCCACCATCAGCTACGGCACCGGCGCCGCGCTCGACCTCGCCAACTTCGACACCTTCGTGATCCCCGAGCCGAACATCCGCTTCTCCGCGGCGGAGAAGTCCGCGATCGTCCGCTTCGTGCAGAACGGCGGCGGGCTGTTCCTCGTCTCCGACCACGACCGGAGCGACCGCAACAACGACGGCTGGGACTCCCCGGCGATCATCAACGACCTGTTCACCAACAACGGTGTGAACAACAACGACCCGTTCGGCTTCTCGGTCGACGTCAAGAACATCTCCACCGACAACCCGCGCGCCGTCAACGACGCCGCCGACCCGGTGCTGCACGGTCCCTTCGGCACCGTCACCGGCTCGATCCTGCGCTCCGGCACCACCTTCACCCTCAAGCCGGCCGACAACCCCAAGGTCAAGGGCATCGTCTACCGCACCGGCTCGTCCGGGAACACCGGCGCCTTCTTCGTCACCAGCGGCTACGGCAGCGGCCGGGTCGCCGCCTGGGGCGACAGCTCCCCCGCCGACGACGGCACCGGCCAGTCCGGCAACAACCTGTTCAACGGCTGGGACGACCCGGCCGGCACCAATGCCGCGCTCGCCCTCAACGCCACGGCGTGGCTGAGCAAGGCCTGA
- a CDS encoding HoxN/HupN/NixA family nickel/cobalt transporter, with protein sequence MTGPRWRDRLTREEWIRLAGMGGFILALHVIGWFTLLAVIAPEHYDVGGQVFGAGMGLTAYTLGMRHAFDADHIAAIDNTTRKLMGQGKRPLSVGFWFSLGHSSIVFGLCALLALGIRSLAGQVEEDGSTLHETTGLIGVTVSGTFLLALGLINLGAFNGILKVFRRMREGEFDEAELEAQLEKRGFMNRILGRVTRAVTKPWHMYPVGLLFGLGFDTATEVSLLVLAGGAAAFQLPWYALLVLPVLFAAGMSLLDTIDGSFMNFAYEWAFSKPVRKIYYNLTVTGLSVLVALVIGSIELIGLLGEKLDIGSGPVAWIGELDLNLVGYAIVGLFVLTWVAAIAYWKLGNVEEKWSAGLTAAAADKGE encoded by the coding sequence ATGACCGGCCCCCGCTGGCGCGACCGGCTCACCCGTGAGGAGTGGATCCGCCTGGCAGGTATGGGTGGTTTCATCCTCGCGCTGCACGTGATCGGCTGGTTCACCCTGCTCGCGGTCATCGCGCCCGAGCACTACGACGTCGGCGGCCAGGTCTTCGGCGCCGGCATGGGGCTCACCGCGTACACGCTCGGCATGCGGCACGCCTTCGACGCCGACCACATCGCCGCCATCGACAACACCACCCGCAAGCTGATGGGCCAGGGCAAGCGTCCGCTGTCGGTCGGCTTCTGGTTCTCGCTGGGCCACTCGTCCATCGTCTTCGGCCTCTGCGCCCTGCTCGCCCTCGGCATCCGCTCGCTGGCCGGCCAGGTCGAGGAGGACGGATCCACCCTGCACGAGACGACCGGCCTGATCGGCGTCACCGTCTCCGGCACCTTCCTGCTGGCGCTCGGCCTGATCAACCTGGGCGCGTTCAACGGCATCCTCAAGGTGTTCCGGCGGATGCGCGAGGGCGAGTTCGACGAGGCGGAGCTGGAGGCCCAGCTGGAGAAGCGCGGCTTCATGAACCGCATCCTCGGCCGGGTGACCAGGGCCGTCACCAAGCCCTGGCACATGTACCCGGTCGGGCTGCTGTTCGGCCTGGGCTTCGACACCGCCACCGAGGTGTCGCTGCTGGTGCTGGCCGGCGGCGCGGCGGCGTTCCAGCTGCCCTGGTACGCGCTGCTGGTGCTGCCGGTCCTGTTCGCCGCCGGGATGAGCCTGCTGGACACCATCGACGGCTCGTTCATGAACTTCGCCTACGAGTGGGCGTTCTCCAAGCCGGTCCGGAAGATCTACTACAACCTCACCGTCACCGGTCTCTCGGTGCTGGTCGCCCTGGTCATCGGCTCGATCGAGCTGATCGGGCTGCTCGGCGAGAAGCTGGACATCGGCAGCGGCCCGGTCGCCTGGATCGGCGAGCTGGACCTCAACCTGGTCGGCTACGCCATCGTCGGCCTGTTCGTGCTGACCTGGGTGGCGGCGATCGCCTACTGGAAGCTCGGCAACGTCGAGGAGAAGTGGTCCGCCGGACTCACCGCCGCGGCCGCCGACAAGGGAGAGTAG